GAATCAATGAAAGACTATATTGGACATAGCTCTCACGGGATAAATGTGACAGTGCCATACATAAGTTGGCAATTTGAATGCAACATTCACTTCTTTGCCACACTCCagaatttattttcattaccTATAACGCAGATAAGACAAAGTTTTCATTGCATTAACACACCCATTTTGGATGGAAAATGTGAGATCCAATAGTATTTCAGTAAGACTTGGACTACCGTGAAGCTGTAACAATAAGCATTTTTCAACAATATTTTCTCGTCAATTTTTTCATCCATCAAACCATCTTTATGCTGAGGAAACAGGTGTTCGGATAATGATGATTATTACCTAAGATAAATAGATATTTCATTGACCAAATAGTCATTCTATGTATTTAAGACAAGGTAATTAGAGTGTTATAATCACAATTTTGGACTGAACTACTCTTCAATATCTTCTCGTCTAAAAATATGCTTCAACTTTAATCAGTAAGCTTGTGACATACTTAAGAAACCAGTTATAAGACAGACTTGTGACACTAATCCAGCCAGCccttcaaaagaaaatgacagcTAAACTTTGTTCCTTTTAATTATATGACCCCTTTTTATTTTATGCACTCCAAATCTTCTCAATGATCATAATCTAACACAAAGTTGACGATGCAAACAACATTAGTGTTATTCATACTCATTACCATGTTCAAAGAAACTGGTATTTTTGGAAACTCACATCATAACAACACAAACAACACATGATACTGAAAAACAAACGTAGATAATAGGGCTAAACAACAAACTGCAAGCAAACTCTGCATTTTAGGAACATAATCATGGACTTAATACTCTGACTTCAAACAGCTGCATCGTCAATATGATAGGTTTCAAATCTTATCCTTCTTTGCCTTTGgaatcaccttcttcttcctgttGGACAGAACCTGAACACCCTCGTTGTCAAGGGAGGGACTCCTCTTTGGACTTATGGTCTCCTGAGTATTTGCATTCAGATCAGTGGTTGGAAGTTCAGATGACAAATCAGGCTCTGAAACCTTCTCACTGGAGACGACGACAAACTCATCCAGCAAATCCTAACAAAATGAAGTAAAACAATTATTTCTCAAGCGTGTTGTATGCCCCTTTCACAAATAtggataaaaaagaaaaaccaatTTCAATGAATACCTTCCCGATGTCTTCATTCCGGAGGACTTCTTTGTTGAGTGTGGACTGAGGGGTCAGCATGCCACGGCTAGAAGATGCACCCACCTTTATCCCGTATTCATTAAGATCAGCCCCAGCATTAGGTAAATAAGCATAACAAAAATAAGGGAGATAAACACGTACACTCAGATCTAGCTGCAAATGTTTGAACTGCTCGATAATCAATTCATCAGTGCAAACACGCTTAACACGATACGAAGTCTCAAATCTGGACCTATCAAACCTCTGACCCTGGAAATTCTTCACCTCTATTTTGAAAAGAGCAGATCTCCCAAACACACTGGTCAATTCAACAGGTAACCCAGTACCACCTTCATTCTATAATAGcaacaaaataaaatgcaagGCGTGAATGAATTACATGAATATATAAAAGTTATCCGGGATGAAATCAATATATCATTAATGTACCCTGTCACATGAATCAACCATCTCAGTGCATGTTTTTCCAAGCAGTGCTGTGGCTTCCTTGTCAAAGAGGATGAAATTAGCACTGCCAGAGTTATCTTCCACCCTCAATTGAAGACGGAACCTATGTACACAATTTAGACAGTGTCACACtttgatttattttcttctgCTAACATAAGGTTTACCCCATTCCAACTTTGTATATGATTACAACTGAAATCAACCAACCTTGGGTAAACTGCAATAACATGGCGATTACATCCCTCGCAGAAAAACATCCTTTCATCAGCATACACCTTACGACTGCATCTACAGGCAGTATACCACCAGTCCACACCTTCTTCCATAGGGAGTATGGTTCCATACACGACACACACACAGTCCTAGACCAAACAGATCATAATGAGTACATTGTCGCAATATCCGTAAATACCATCAACAAACTAAATACTGCAAACACATTGTTACCTTCTTAATATCACTAAGTTCAGCAATGGACTTGCTGCTAGTTAAGACCAAAAAATCCTCTTCACCAGATACGGATTTGGAATCTGACAGTTGACTTAGTGTATGGGATGCACTCGCATTAGCATCTAAATAACTGGAAATGATAAACTGAATTGTCATCATCGCATTCAttgaaatttaacaaataagctTTCTAAATATATTAATTCCATACTTTGATTTCAAAACAGATGCCATAGGAAGATCAGGGTCAAACAGGATTTTGGTAGCACCATGCACATTCTGAAGACTGTTGTTCCCCTGGAATGATTTCACTTTGGCAAACTGAATAATGACAACAGGGTTGTTGAGTTCACCCCCTCCTAGAAAATTAGCTAACTCATCAACATAGGCGCCAAAGAGGGCACACTCAACCCTGAGGctgttaaaagaaaaaattcattAAGACAAAAAATTGGtctacatttttttattaaaaagataaaaatcctTTGATTAAATTACCCGGCAGACTCAATCTCAATCACATTCATCTTTGACTTCTTTCCATTTGTAACAATCTCCCTCTCAACTCCAACACCAGTCAAAATGCCAATTACATCTGCAATCATAGTTCAAAACATGTTAGATGGGCAAAAACTCTTCAGAGTAAGAGATACAAAACTTAGATAAAACATGTACCAATTCTTACCAATAAGATAACCAGAATCATAGCTAGGGGCTAAAATGTCAGCAAGAGATACAAAGCTATAGGGAAACTCATCAATAGTAATATGGGGCATGTGGCGCACTTCAGTGTTATACATGAAACAAATCTTGTAATTGTGTCTCGTAGGTTTGTAATCCCCACTGCTATCCACTAAAACGAAGGAAGACAAACTGTAGACATTGCCCTCAACCAGTAACTTCTCAAACTTGTACATCAAAGTCTTCTTAATAATCGCATGGATCTTCGAACCCTGTCATGTATACCAACATCCTACAATTACCttgatttaaataaaaaagaaaatataaacagGTGATATAACACTAtcataccttgtcatccatcaGCACCAACTCAAGAGAAAGAGGAAGCTTCGATGAGGCAAATCCTTGGCTGTACCAAATTCGAACCACCTTCACCAATATCCTCCAATGTTGCTTCCCAGAACGAAGCTCATCAACATTGTGGTAAACAAACTCCATAGCGGATCAAGACAGGAAAATGATAACTAAAGATATGGAACACAACTGGATCAGTTAGGACTTAGGAAGGGTGTGCATTTTTGATGAGATTGGCATTGTTATTTATAGTACCAAGAATAATATTCATTATGAAAAATGATATTCAAAAGTGGGACAAAACATATAAATCCATTCCAGCCTGCAAACAGAAGGTCAACGAAATACATATGGAGCTACAGTGTCTTACTCTTTGTATATTAAAAGTGGGACAAAACATATAACTACATCCAAGCTAGGAAACAAATGAAATTCGAAACACATATGGTCCTTCAGTAATCAAGAGTAGGCTAATAAACAGACGCGTGGCAAACGGTTGTGAGAATGCCACGTTGGTTTTTTGTCGTTCTAAAGGGCTTGTGTTTTGTATCTAGTATAGATAGGGTTTGAACTCTAGAACTTTGtgataaataagttttttttcttcttcacccATATCTTCAAagttttaagtttatgaatggaATCTAtcttttcttaaaaaattatcCTCACAATTAGTAACTATGAAACTAATATCTCATTTAACGAATAGTGCACCCAGTGTAGAGGCTaccaaataattttttcttttttttattcattcacAAAAGTTAAGATTCAGACCACCAACCACTTACTTAAAGAATGAAGTGTTGATTACTATATCAACTCACTTGCTTATTGACAAAGAAGATGAGTCAAAATGTCATATACATTATTTaatatcttttcgatgtaaaaaaaaatacattatttAATGGAATATTtaattgacatttttttttctgttgaaAAAACTAAATTAGATGTATTTGAAGCCCTTTCCTTTTTCTCTCGGCTCGGTAATGCCATCAATTTCCAGATTATCAATCTCCATTTTGTATATTTTAAATGATAATATCTCAAGCATCCTAACATGCAAAGTCGATATGTCCGAGTGGTTAAGGAGACAGACTCGAAATCTGTTGGGCATTGCCTGCGCAGGTTCGAATCCTGCTGTCGACGACTTTTTCAcaaattgtatttttttctaattttctaaATTGTAGTAACGCATAATTTCATTATAAATATTGATCAGATTTGTACTAACTgcacacaattttttttggtttaattAGGATTCTTCATCTACTAcatcatatttaaataataaataaaaatatatctgtttaatttaaaatgattaaaaagaaaaagtaatttGTTATATTTAGATTtctatgtaaccaaaaaaatatttagattTCTATATTTTTGACATTTAAACTCTTAACAGTTAACATGTGTTTGACGGGCTAAAGCAGATTAATCAAAATGAACTTGTGGGCTCATTACCCTCAATACAACCCACAGAAAATAATGGGCTAAATTAGCTGATCCAACGGACACAGTCCATTTTTTTCTTGACATTTTGGCCAACCttatagaaaaataagaataaaaattaatttagaaaatgaATTGGGTTTatgtcaaaaaagaagaagaagaatgaactATGTTTTTAACATGCCGATATATGATAAGCATCCATAGACCATATCATTATATTCAAGCTATTATTAGTCTTGTAATCCTAATTCTCAAGCATCGCATTATCTTTACttcttatttatttcatttttttctctctctctatttcCTATTCTTATCACCATGAATCTCTCAttttttttccccttttcaAATTCTATCTCTCTtacgttatttttttttccgatgatTATCTCTCTTACTTTATTTGAGGAGTGTACACTCAAGAATTAGAGGTAAAATAATGCTTACACACATCTCCACCTCTAGAgagatataaaaataaagaatagagaaataagtgatatgataaatgatgtaataaaatatatgagagagataaaaagaaaaataagtgaaaatgataTATAAGAAAAACCAGAGTGTGATAATATTAAAGTTCTCCAACAAATATCTATGCATTTTTATCTATGGTGTTAATAAAAAAGTTGTTATTTGTCATATCTGTACCCAAAAACGCTACTAATTTTGCAATTTTATCGTGAGCAATGCTATGTCGTCTACAATTTTCACCATAAACTTAAAGGCCTTCAGACGACATAGCATTTCTCACTCCAATCAATCAAGTCATGATTGGGCAGAAAACATGTAAAGTGATTGATGAAAGTCCAAATAACTAGAAATTATATTAAGCCTAATCTTTCGTAAACTTCATGATCTCTTGTCACTTCCATATTTATTTACAAACATATATAGTGTGATTACATACTCAAATGTCTTTAAAAAGAAAGATTACATTACCAAAAATACATactcatgaaaaaaaaatgccTAAGGTAGAGAGTATTATAATTTAAGTTTTTTCTCACTATATTTTTAATGTATTATTTTACTGCCCATTTGCAATTGAAATTTGAATGTGTACTTTTTTTAAGCATAATTATTCCCTATATCGAAAAATTTATTCGATATGGGTATGATAAAGAATTAATGATCAAAGTTCTTTTAAAAGTGTGTTTAGTAAAGATTAACTTTCAATCTCAGGAGTTTATTGCAGCCAACTCTCATTAAGTTTGAAGTGTGCTTCCACAACATGTGAGTCTATTTATTCTTGTATTGtatcaaattaaattaattaaaaaattggaTAAAATTGGATTTCAATGAAATATTCACTGGTCGTAATCTAATAGCATAGGATCACCTTAACTTTCTCGTATTCAATTATTACACTCACAAGTTACTTATAACAATTTTtcatataattatattttaccATAACATCAATCATTTCCAAACATGGTATAAAGCAACACAACACAAAAGATAATCAAATATCAACAAGTCTCAACATAGTTGGTAAATAGTTAAATTCTTTAAACACTTAGTCGAATAATTGATCTATGGGTAGTGTGTAATTATGCATGGAGAAAGAATTTGTTGAAAGAGACTTATAGTATACACTTAATGTGACCTCCAAATCTCAAGAGAATTAATTTAATTGTTGGTCGTATCTGGAATATCTTGATAACTAATAccgaacaaaaaaaaatccaaattctTATAACTGAACAACATATACAACCGTATGAAAAAAATGTGATCTGTTGCTATTTTGAATATTGATATATAATTAGATGATAAAGATGTGACATCATACCGACCTTAGCTCAGTTGGTAGAGCGGAGGACTGTAGTTGGAAAGCCAGTAATCCTTAGGTCGCTGGTTCGAATCCGGCAGGTcggattttttttcctttttttatgttttttcacATGGACCATGTTATTGTCCTTTTTCCTTTCCAACAAAACAAAATTCACTGTAACACCATATTGAAATGGTTCAATCAAATTTGTGGTACATTAACATTACATATATATGCTATAATTTATGAGTTATCGCTTTCACCTTCTACTCGAATAGATATAATGTTTGGCCCCAGCATCTACATCTTGATTCTGAACATGACTACTCATAGAATTGAAGTTTTTAGTGGTCCTTATATTTATCTACTCTACCAACGAGAAATATTAGAACTATAGTAAAATATAAACATGTGTTTAGACCTCAGCAGTACATGAAAAACTTGCCATTGTGGAAACACTGCTAAGTGCTAATTAACATAGGTCTTACCTTATATATGCTGGTGCATATGTTTTGAGTTGACATCAAAGTTGCTAAACAAAGTTTTATTGTATGAACTGGGTAATTGTAAGAGAGATATTTTTTGTACCCAAAGCTCAGGGTCTGGGCAGATACAAATTAAAGCtgcaaagaaagggaaaaacatTGCTAAGAGACAATAACTTTGTCTCTCATACAAGGACAATGTACACATGATTGTTTCCTTTATGCCTTTCATGTGATCCAATGTATAGAGCTACATCATTACAAATTTGTAGTGCAATGAAAATAATTCTCCAAATGCAGccgtttttttcttcttgtcttTTGCAGATAAAAAAATTACTGCCCTATTCCACAAAGTGATGAAATATCCCCTGTCTCTCCCTGGACCATTGAAGCAATAGGTAAGTGCAGCCCCCCTTCCATGGTGGGTCCCAACTTGCCTCCTCTGTCCTCATCTGGTGTCTCAATATCCGTCTCACCGATCAATTGTGTCGGGTCATTTAAAAATCACCTACCTAAGGTTATAACTTATAATTGTCATACTAACATCTAGGTGACATAATTTGATTGCCGAactgagatagagaagagaCACCAAATGGGATCAGAGAAGAACTGCATCCGCTTAAGATAGAGTTGCATCCATACCAACATGATCCCTCATTTCACTAGGGACCCAAGCTGTCGCAAATACACAGCTGTTTCCCTTCCACGTGAGAACCAACATACCTTCATCCCTCTTCATCCCCCATCCACCGGCATGTTCATCAAGCAAACCCTTAACTTCCTTAACAGTTCCGTCACAAAATGGAACACTGAAGTACCCTGAATTCTTCATTCTTTGTGACATCTTCACCCCAGACTCCAATCTCTCTATTCTCTGATAACCTTCAAACCCTATGATGTTCTCAATTTTCTGTCCTATGTCAGACTCAAACTCTGTCCTCTGAGAACTATCCTTAGGCAAAAAAGTGTCCAGTGCATCAAAGGGTATCCACAGATGGTTGAAACAAGCGGTGATTCTCGACACGAGGCTCGACGCACTGAGATCACAATCCTCATCAACCAAGAGCACAATTTGAGGGCTAAGACCTTTAATTAAACTCAGAAAAGCATCCCTAAGGGAATTTGAATTTCTATTATCATCAGACAAGTAACGTAGCCAATTTTGGCAATTGATCACCAATGCTTCATCTTCCCTAATGTTTAACACACTAGGATTCAATAGACTCAACAAGGACTCAAATTGAAATCTGGTTGATTCATTGCTCAATTGTTCTGATGGTAGTAAATTTTCATCTCCTATGACATGAAATTCAAAAGGGACATCTCTGAATTTGGCGAAATTACCTAAGCGTAACCCAACTTCATGTATTGAAATGTTGACTAATGGAGGAACCTGTGGCCTAAAAGATGGAACTGTGATTCTAAGTGAAGGAGGACCTTCTGGTCTTTTAGCTAATGCATCTATAAAAGTAGGCCATTGCATACAAGGGGTTATGCTGAAATCAAGAACATGTACCCTTTGAAACCCTGTAACAGCTTTGAGAATTTCATTGTTTGATGCACAAAACCCGAACCTGTGCCATGGAATGAGATCCACATACCCTGTTAGCTCGGTCACGGTCATTGACCTCCTAGGAATGTTATTGCTTCCCTTGAAACTCATCACGGAGGGGCAAATTCTTGAAGCTCTGGAGATTAGTGCTCTGAGAAACCACGCGGTGAGGCGCTGGTTGGTGTCGCCTTGGGGAGAAGCGACGTTGTTGAGGACCCACATGACTTGTTGAGCTAAGGTGATGTTGTTGCTCTCTAAGGCGCTGGCACAGTGGAGGAGGAGCTTCTCGATGCATGCGCCATCAAGGCTTCCAAGACAACCTTTGAGTGCTCCTGAGAGGGGAGTACTAGTGTGGGGTGTGTTGAAGAGaggggtggtggtggggtttTGGAAGGAGATGGAGGTTGGTGGCTTTAGCTCTGCTTTCATGGGGCTGTGTGAGGACGTGGCTTGCATGGATATTTTGAAGAAGAAAGGTGGAAAAAGGGTTGGTTATGTAGCTGTTTAAGGTAGAGAGGCAGAGTGGAGGGGAGGTGATAACTATGTGAATCATGAAGCCATATTTATAGAAGAGGGAGGGCATAGCTTGCTCTTAAGGCTTCATCCAGATTGCACTAGTGAATTTTTTTACCTAAATATGGTCTTACTTTTCATCAATAAAATTTTGacatatcaattaaaaattacCTGAGTCAATCACTCTTTATTAGTGGGATAGAAAATGTGacaataatgatataaaattatttatgtgaCACTCAAAAACTTAAGTTTATTAGTTTGGATTTAATTAGATTTCTGTTTACCAAAGACAATTAACACATAATTCTATGTCAACCTTATGTCAATTAGTAATGTCTAAAGTGATTGAAATAAACACAAACGCTAGTATTTAAACATGAGAAGTGAAGACTATGCATGATAGTGTTATACACGGTATATTTTCATGTGCCTCAAGTAAAGTACCAAAATCTTTTGATTTTGGTCTATTTTGTTACCAATTTGATTAGATTTTAGACTTTTTTATCGGTTTTTCATCtttattagatttgattggttATGAATACTTTACCATGCACAAAGCAATTATTATGTGAGTATAATGTCAATAACATGATTAATCAAATATATAAGTGTAATAATTATACCTTGATATTCGACTTAGCGAGATCAATGGAGACACAATTAAAAATCGCTACTAAAATGTGCGTCGATTGAATATCGGTCAAAAAAGTGGATGCATACATATAATTAATTACTATTCTTTTATAAGCTTATTATAAACTTCTTTAAGTGCAGGATATCCACCGCTGATAACAGTGACTAATATCATCGTAACAAGTGTTCACACTGACCGGTAAACACCTTACATGAAATGAACTCAATATAATTCCACTAAAGCATGATCAAACTCTCTCAGTCTCATTAAAAGACGGGATGACGTAACAACCACGTTATACAGTACTATATGCTCATGCAAGCAAGAATTACTCACCTTCGATAATAATTCTTAGCATATGATGttaaaaatatttagttttATGGTTAAACTAGAGGCATGCTTTGGTGAATTATGGATCAAGGCATAAGTGGCAAAAATCACTTGATCAGGATGCGAGAGGTGGTCATGAAACTCAAAACATTGGATTTAACAATAcattcttaaaaaataatttcaggcACGTCTCTTACAGAAAATATATATGTTCTTCCACTTTTTATTCCCCGTTTGCATAAATTAATATTGGACATGTAAACCACATCTCATGAAGTTGGGAGTCATAAGAAAATCATATTCATATAAACATAATTTGGCGGTTtctccattgatattgtaaattaaATAGTCCGATAGATTACAGATAATGGCGAATACTCTTTGACATTTATTTTTGTGATGAATTTTAATGACCACTAtgtgagaaataaaaaaaatattaattccaCACTTTAAGGCGGTATAAAACCTCCATAAAAATGAATGTAAGTGATCTTATGGTCTGATTCCATAATGTGCTTATTT
This portion of the Lotus japonicus ecotype B-129 chromosome 3, LjGifu_v1.2 genome encodes:
- the LOC130749472 gene encoding scarecrow-like protein 32, with amino-acid sequence MQATSSHSPMKAELKPPTSISFQNPTTTPLFNTPHTSTPLSGALKGCLGSLDGACIEKLLLHCASALESNNITLAQQVMWVLNNVASPQGDTNQRLTAWFLRALISRASRICPSVMSFKGSNNIPRRSMTVTELTGYVDLIPWHRFGFCASNNEILKAVTGFQRVHVLDFSITPCMQWPTFIDALAKRPEGPPSLRITVPSFRPQVPPLVNISIHEVGLRLGNFAKFRDVPFEFHVIGDENLLPSEQLSNESTRFQFESLLSLLNPSVLNIREDEALVINCQNWLRYLSDDNRNSNSLRDAFLSLIKGLSPQIVLLVDEDCDLSASSLVSRITACFNHLWIPFDALDTFLPKDSSQRTEFESDIGQKIENIIGFEGYQRIERLESGVKMSQRMKNSGYFSVPFCDGTVKEVKGLLDEHAGGWGMKRDEGMLVLTWKGNSCVFATAWVPSEMRDHVGMDATLS